Proteins encoded in a region of the Triticum dicoccoides isolate Atlit2015 ecotype Zavitan chromosome 3A, WEW_v2.0, whole genome shotgun sequence genome:
- the LOC119269632 gene encoding auxin transporter-like protein 1, with product MVPREHGDEAIVADGHGKEEEVGVMGVSSGGADGDEEQHGGGGGKFSVASFLWHGGSVWDAWFSCASNQVAQVLLTLPYSFSQLGMLSGILLQLFYGFLGSWTAYLISVLYVEYRSRKEKEGVSFKNHVIQWFEVLDGLLGPYWKAAGLAFNCTFLLFGTVIQLIACASNIYYINDRLDKRTWTYIFGACCATTVFIPSFHNYRIWSFLGLGMTTYTAWYLAIAALINGQVEGVTHTGPNKLVLYFTGATNILYTFGGHAVTVEIMHAMWKPAKFKYIYLLATLYVFTLTLPSASAMYWAYGDELLAHANAFSLLPKTAWRDAAVILMLIHQFITFGFACTPLYFVWEKVIGMHDTKSVCLRALARLPIVVPIWFLAIIFPFFGPINSAVGALLVSFTVYIIPALAHMLTYRSASARANAAEKPPFFLPSWTGMFVLNAFIVVWVFVVGFGLGGWASMVNFIRQINTFGLFAKCYQCPKPGGAAVAPGPSALHH from the exons ATGGTGCCGCGCGAGCATGGGGACGAGGCCATCGTGGCGGACGGGCacggcaaggaggaggaggtcggggTGATGGGCGTGAGCAGCGGCGGCgcggacggcgacgaggagcagcacggcggcggcggcggcaagttcAGCGTCGCCAGCTTCCTCTGGCACGGCGGCTCCGTGTGGGACGCCTGGTTCAGCTGCGCCTCCAACCAG GTGGCGCAGGTGCTGCTGACGCTGCCCTACTCCTTCTCGCAGCTGGGGATGCTCTCGGGCATCCTGCTGCAGCTCTTCTACGGCTTCCTCGGCAGCTGGACCGCCTACCTCATCAGCGTCCTCTACGTCGAGTACCGCTCCCGCAAGGAGAAGGAGGGCGTCAGCTTCAAGAACCACGTCATCCAG TGGTTCGAGGTGCTGGACGGGCTGCTGGGCCCGTACTGGAAGGCGGCCGGGCTGGCCTTCAACTGCACCTTCCTCCTCTTCGGCACCGTCATCCAGCTCATCGCCTGCGCCAG TAACATCTACTACATCAACGACCGGCTGGACAAGCGGACGTGGACGTACATCTTCGGCGCCTGCTGCGCCACCACCGTCTTCATCCCGTCCTTCCACAACTACCGGATCTGGTCCTTCCTGGGCCTGGGCATGACCACCTACACGGCCTGGTACCTGGCCATCGCCGCGCTCATCAACGGCCAGGTGGAGGGCGTCACCCACACCGGCCCCAACAAGCTCGTCCTCTACTTCACCGGCGCCACCAACATCCTCTACACCTTCGGCGGCCACGCCGTCACCGT GGAGATCATGCACGCGATGTGGAAGCCGGCCAAGTTCAAGTACATCTACCTGCTGGCGACGCTGTACGTGTTCACGCTGACGCTGCCGTCGGCGTCGGCCATGTACTGGGCGTACGGGGACGAGCTGCTGGCGCACGCCAACGCCTTCTCGCTGCTGCCCAAGACGGCGTGGCGGGACGCGGCGGTGATCCTCATGCTCATCCACCAGTTCATCACCTTCGGCTTCGCCTGCACGCCGCTCTACTTCGTGTGGGAGAAGGTGATCGGCATGCACGACACCAAGAGCGTCTGCCTCCGCGCCCTCGCCAGGCTCCCCATCGTCGTCCCCATCTGGTTCCTCGCCATTATCTTCCCCTTCTTCGGCCCCATCAACTCCGCCGTCGGCGCCCTCCTCGTCAGCTTCACCGTCTACATCATCCCCGCCCTCGCCCACATGCTCACCTACCGATCCGCATCCGCCCGCGCC AACGCGGCGGAGAAGCCGCCCTTCTTCCTGCCGAGCTGGACGGGGATGTTCGTGCTCAACGCCTTCATCGTGGTGTGGGTGTTCGTGGTCGGCTTCGGGCTGGGAGGCTGGGCCAGCATGGTCAACTTCATCCGCCAGATCAACACCTTCGGCCTCTTCGCCAAGTGCTACCAGTGCCCCAAGCccggcggcgccgccgtcgccCCGGGCCCCTCGGCGTTGCACCACTAG